The Pseudomonas extremaustralis genome contains a region encoding:
- the phnC gene encoding phosphonate ABC transporter ATP-binding protein — MTPHPIQDAVLRVDRLSVVYPGGVTALRDTSIAFRRGEFTVLLGLSGAGKSTLLRSLNRLVTPTGGSVTSELGELGSGSALRQHRRRTAMIFQHHQLIERQSALANVLTGRLAFHNTLRSLFPLPRADQEIALSCLARVGLADKALSRVDKLSGGQQQRVGIARALAQQPAIILADEPVASLDPATSVRVLGLLRDICKEDGITAIVSLHQLEYARRFADRVVGLADSQIVFDAAPSELTDAQLERIYAGRSTTQPANAPAEPPVMLEPSLEMSR, encoded by the coding sequence ATGACGCCCCATCCGATACAGGACGCCGTGCTGCGGGTCGACCGGTTGAGCGTCGTCTATCCAGGCGGCGTGACAGCCCTACGCGATACCTCGATTGCATTTCGGCGTGGTGAGTTCACCGTGCTGCTTGGTCTCTCGGGCGCAGGCAAGTCGACCTTGCTCCGTAGTCTCAATCGACTCGTCACGCCCACTGGCGGCAGTGTCACCAGCGAACTCGGTGAACTCGGCAGCGGCTCGGCCTTGCGTCAGCATCGTCGGCGTACCGCCATGATCTTTCAGCACCACCAGCTAATCGAACGTCAAAGCGCACTGGCTAATGTGCTTACCGGTCGGCTGGCCTTTCACAACACGCTCCGCTCGCTGTTTCCTCTGCCGCGTGCCGATCAGGAGATTGCGCTCAGTTGCCTCGCTCGGGTCGGTCTGGCAGACAAGGCGCTAAGCCGGGTGGACAAACTGTCCGGTGGCCAGCAGCAGCGGGTAGGCATCGCGCGTGCGCTAGCGCAACAGCCGGCGATCATTCTGGCCGATGAGCCGGTAGCCAGTCTCGACCCGGCCACTTCGGTCCGTGTTCTCGGATTGCTGCGCGACATCTGCAAGGAAGACGGCATCACCGCCATCGTTTCGCTGCATCAACTCGAATATGCCCGCCGCTTCGCCGATCGCGTCGTCGGGCTGGCCGATTCTCAGATCGTTTTCGATGCCGCGCCCTCGGAACTCACCGATGCGCAGCTTGAGCGCATCTATGCAGGCCGCTCTACGACTCAGCCAGCGAATGCTCCGGCTGAACCACCTGTCATGCTCGAACCTTCACTGGAGATGTCCCGATGA